In a single window of the Papaver somniferum cultivar HN1 chromosome 8, ASM357369v1, whole genome shotgun sequence genome:
- the LOC113302839 gene encoding receptor protein kinase-like protein ZAR1, protein MKIVQLLFFLILFLQNPNPLSSLSPDGLSLLALKSAMDSSPSSVAVFSDWNENDSNPCHWSGVSCMKVHGFPDPRVVGITIAGKHLKGYIPSELGSLIFLRRLNLHGNQLHGSIPDQLFNASSLHSLFLYGNNLTGSLPPSICNLPRLQNLDLSSNALSGGIPSSFSSCRELQRLVLSRNKFSGEIPVGIWSKLQNLMQLDLSSNSFTGEIPNDLGELKSLTGTLNLSFNEFTGEIPKALEKLPVAVSFDLRNNNLSGEIPQKGTFSNQGPTAFLNNPSLCGFPLQKSCQNIENPSSGSSVSGQERGNKPKKGLKPGLIILISVADAAAVALIGLVIIYIYWKRKDSPNGCCSCTSKTKLGSNNQNQNGTMGCSLFSCSCANGEAEESDLDSPSEKDSHEHNTSSGDQEEGNLVAIDKGFSFELDELLRASAYVLGKSGLGIVYKVVLGNGIPVAVRRLGEGGGQRYKEFVAEIQAIGKIKHPNVVKLRAYYWAPDEKLLICDFISNGNLAFALHGRNGYASGGGSLSWTTRLKIAKGAARGLAYLHECSPRKFVHGDVKPTNILLDNDFNAYISDFGLNRLISITGSDQTSTGGLIGGALPYMKAVQTEKPNYKAPEARVIGMRPTQKWDVYSFGLVLLGLLTGKSPESSSSPMASASTSSRGESGVDLVRLVKRGFEVEKPLSEMVDPMLLQQVHAKKEVMAVFHVALACTESDPEIRPRMKTVSENLDKIGN, encoded by the exons ATGAAGATAGTTCAACTACTCTTCTTCTTGATCCTATTCCTTCAAAACCCTAACCCGCTTTCCTCATTATCACCAGATGGTTTATCACTACTAGCATTAAAATCAGCCATGGATTCATCACCATCTTCAGTTGCAGTATTCTCAGATTGGAATGAAAACGATTCAAATCCATGTCATTGGTCAGGTGTCTCATGTATGAAAGTCCATGGATTCCCTGATCCTCGTGTCGTAGGCATTACAATTGCTGGAAAACACTTAAAAGGATACATCCCATCAGAACTTGGTAGTTTGATTTTCCTAAGAAGATTAAATCTCCATGGAAATCAACTCCATGGTTCAATACCAGATCAACTTTTTAATGCTTCTTCTTTACATAGTTTATTTCTTTACGGGAATAATTTAACTGGTTCACTTCCACCTTCGATATGTAATTTACCGCGGTTACAAAATCTTGATTTATCTTCCAATGCGCTGTCGGGTGGAATTCCAAGTTCTTTCTCTAGTTGTCGGGAGTTACAGCGGTTGGTTCTATCGCGTAATAAGTTCTCTGGTGAGATTCCGGTTGGTATATGGTCGAAACTTCAGAATTTAATGCAGCTTGATTTGTCTTCCAACAGTTTTACCGGTGAGATTCCTAATGATTTGGGTGAGCTGAAATCACTAACAGGTACTTTAAATCTTTCGTTTAACGAATTCACTGGTGAGATTCCGAAGGCGTTAGAGAAATTACCAGTTGCCGTTAGTTTTGATCTGAGGAACAATAATTTAAGTGGTGAGATTCCTCAGAAAGGTACATTTTCTAACCAAGGTCCAACTGCTTTTCTTAATAATCCGTCGCTGTGTGGTTTTCCGCTTCAAAAGTCTTGTCAGAACATTGAAAATCCTTCGTCGGGGAGCTCCGTTTCAGGCCAAGAACGTGGGAATAAGCCAAAGAAAGGATTGAAACCGGGGTTAATTATTTTGATTTCAGTAGCTGATGCAGCTGCGGTGGCACTAATTGGTTTAGTAATTATATACATATATTGGAAACGAAAAGATTCGCCTAATGGGTGTTGCAGTTGTACCAGTAAGACCAAATTGGGTTCGAACAATCAGAATCAGAATGGAACGATGGGCTGTTCTTTGTTTTCGTGCTCGTGTGCGAATGGGGAGGCAGAAGAATCGGACTTGGATTCTCCTTCTGAGAAAGATAGTCATGAACATAATACGAGCAGTGGAGACCAAGAGGAAGGGAACTTAGTAGCGATTGATAAAGGATTTAGTTTCGAACTGGATGAATTATTGAGAGCATCAGCATATGTTTTAGGGAAAAGTGGATTAGGAATTGTGTATAAAGTTGTGTTAGGTAATGGAATTCCTGTGGCAGTGAGAAGATTAGGTGAAGGTGGTGGCCAAAGGTATAAAGAATTTGTAGCTGAAATTCAAGCAATTGGGAAAATTAAGCATCCAAATGTTGTTAAATTAAGGGCTTATTATTGGGCACCAGATGAGAAATtacttatttgtgatttcatttccaATGGCAATTTGGCTTTTGCTCTTCATG GGCGAAATGGGTATGCATCAGGAGGAGGTAGTCTGTCATGGACGACTCGCTTGAAAATTGCAAAAGGCGCAGCCAGAGGACTAGCCTACCTGCACGAATGCAGCCCAAGAAAATTTGTACATGGAGATGTAAAACCAACCAACATTCTTCTCGACAATGACTTCAATGCTTACATATCTGATTTTGGTCTCAATAGGCTGATTAGTATAACAGGAAGTGATCAAACTTCCACTGGTGGACTAATTGGCGGAGCACTGCCATACATGAAGGCGGTGCAAACGGAGAAACCAAATTACAAGGCCCCAGAGGCAAGAGTAATAGGAATGAGGCCAACTCAAAAATGGGATGTATATTCATTTGGGTTAGTGTTGTTAGGATTGTTGACGGGGAAATCACCCGAGTCTTCGTCGTCACCAATGGCATCAGCATCTACATCGTCAAGGGGAGAATCAGGGGTGGATTTAGTGAGGTTGGTGAAGAGAGGGTTTGAGGTGGAAAAACCATTGTCTGAAATGGTAGACCCCATGCTACTACAACAAGTACACGCTAAGAAAGAAGTGATGGCTGTTTTCCATGTGGCTCTTGCTTGTACTGAATCTGACCCTGAAATTCGACCTAGAATGAAAACTGTCTCAGAAAATCTTGATAAGATTGGGAATTAG